Proteins found in one Pseudanabaena sp. FACHB-2040 genomic segment:
- a CDS encoding GNAT family N-acetyltransferase: protein MLEVSTSSISTLAQVLAESFADDPSFEMVFNQSSGRLSSIQAFFEPFVADARKRGRIALAPNLQGACLWYPADVDIFDETFEQMLKEIAQIIAERVGEEMAQFWQYLIEQVGKHEPQQSRCEVFFLGLKSSARGQGLGHSLIQPALDYADQHQLPCYLVSSNSRNLSFYKRHGFQEYCSIKITDTYSMTGMYRPPYESSNQNVPSLSRNSVADTK, encoded by the coding sequence ATGCTAGAAGTCTCTACTTCTTCGATCAGTACGCTTGCTCAGGTGTTGGCAGAATCCTTTGCCGATGATCCAAGCTTTGAGATGGTCTTTAATCAAAGCAGTGGTCGCTTATCCAGCATACAAGCGTTTTTTGAACCATTTGTAGCAGATGCTAGAAAACGCGGCAGAATTGCTTTAGCACCCAATCTGCAAGGCGCTTGCCTATGGTATCCAGCGGACGTGGATATTTTTGATGAGACGTTTGAACAGATGCTGAAGGAGATTGCTCAAATCATTGCAGAGCGAGTTGGAGAAGAAATGGCTCAATTTTGGCAATATCTGATTGAGCAAGTTGGCAAACACGAACCGCAGCAAAGTCGATGTGAGGTGTTTTTTCTGGGGCTGAAATCCTCGGCGCGGGGACAGGGTTTAGGGCATAGTTTAATCCAGCCTGCTCTTGATTATGCAGACCAACATCAGCTTCCGTGCTACCTAGTCTCTTCTAACTCCCGCAATCTTTCCTTCTACAAACGTCACGGCTTTCAGGAATATTGCTCGATCAAAATTACTGACACCTATTCCATGACAGGGATGTATCGCCCTCCCTATGAATCATCCAATCAAAACGTTCCATCACTCAGTAGGAACAGTGTTGCTGACACCAAGTAA